In Alkalimarinus alittae, the DNA window AATAAGGCCTTTAAGTTCAGCTTGATCGACGGAGGTATCGAGCTTAACGAGTAGGGTGCCTGCTTCAACATCCTGACCTGATTGAAAGTTAATAGATTGAATGGGGCCTGCTACTTCACTAGTCACTACGACTTCTTGTACCGCCACAATGCTGCCGGTTGATTCAAGAAATGGAATGCGTGAGTTTACGGTTGCAGTTGCTGACGAAACAGTTGCAGGGGGGGGTTGGAAGTTAGCAAAGTATTGATTGACCATTTTGGGTTTAAAATACCCCAAAAACCAAAACATGCCACCGAAAATGATAGCGAGAATTAAAACCATTATAGTCATGCGCTTTAGCATGGGTGTTTCTCCGTCAGATTTTTTCTTAATTAGTTATAACACCCGATCTTAATGCGAGTGAATAAGAAGAATATTCTAGTATCGTAATGTGTGAGGCATGGGTCATATAAAGCTGTTGCTGTATCGTAACCGATTTATTATAAACAGTTCTTCGAAATTATAGATACGTAAAAACCGAAATGTAAATATCTATTCATGGAAGTTCGCAGTGGTACGAAATGCGTTTGCTTCATAAGTCCCTAATACTCGAACTTCTTCAGCAAAAAAGTTTAATTCCTCAATAGCGAGCGCCATAGACCGCATACTTAAGTGCCCCTCGATATCAGCATGAAACTGACTTGCGTTTAAACGACCGCCAGGCATATAGCTCTCAAGCTTGACCAAGTTAACACCATTAGTGGCAAACCCGCCTAACGCTTTATATAGCGATGCGGGGATATTTCGAACGCGAAAAATAAGCGATGTAATATAAGCTTTTTGGGGGTCAAACTTAGGTAGTTGCTCGGTATGAGATAAAATAATAAATCGAGTGGTATTGCCTTGTTCGTCTTGAAAGTTTTCTTTCAGTATTTTTAACCCGTAGAGTTCTGCGGCTAAAGAGGATGCGATAGCCGCTTTGCTTAGATCATTACTCTGGCTGACTTCTCGGGCCGCGCCTGCGGTATCGAGTTTGGCCAGTTCGGTTAACTTCAACTGGGCGATATGGTTATTACATTGAGCGAGTGCTTGTGGGTGAGAGCCAACCGTTCGAATCGTCTCTAGCGAGGCGTTTGGTAACCCGAGTAAGCAGTGGTTCACTGGCTCATAATGTTCACCAACGATGTGTAAACTCATCTTGGGAATCAGTCGATAAATCTCTTCGACTCGTCCGGCAGTAGAGTTTTCGACAGGTATCATCGCAAGGTTAGCGCGACCCTGTTCAACCGCTTGCATAGCCTCTAAAAAAGTATCGCAAGCTGAAGCCTCTCGTTGAGGGAATACATGCTGACAGGCTAGGTGAGAATAGGCACCTTCTACGCCTTGATAAACGATCAAATCGTTGCTCCTTAAACGGGTTGTGGTCACTCGCGAAGATTACGAATAGCTAATTTAACATATTCTATAATAGGCTTATAGCGACGCATTTTCTTGTGTGAT includes these proteins:
- a CDS encoding prephenate dehydratase — encoded protein: MIVYQGVEGAYSHLACQHVFPQREASACDTFLEAMQAVEQGRANLAMIPVENSTAGRVEEIYRLIPKMSLHIVGEHYEPVNHCLLGLPNASLETIRTVGSHPQALAQCNNHIAQLKLTELAKLDTAGAAREVSQSNDLSKAAIASSLAAELYGLKILKENFQDEQGNTTRFIILSHTEQLPKFDPQKAYITSLIFRVRNIPASLYKALGGFATNGVNLVKLESYMPGGRLNASQFHADIEGHLSMRSMALAIEELNFFAEEVRVLGTYEANAFRTTANFHE